The window CGCATGCTGATGAACGCAACGCAACGCCCCGGgcgttaaaaacatttattaacagTGCTGACCTAAAATCTGATAGACAAGAGCTCAATGATGTCTTACTTCTGGACGTTATGGGGGTTTAAAATCCCAACGTGTAGTGCTGAGAAGAGCTAAACACGCTCTTTATGACCAACATTTTCCTGTTATTGGTTTCTTTCGtacatttttcagacttttccTACATCAAAACTTTCATCTCGTTCTGAACATAAGGACTATGACCTTTGttatactttgttttaattatttaactttgtttgcaAGTGTTTTCTCATAAAACAAGACATCCAAAACTCTTCAAATccacttcagcatacttgcttcatgttaagcttttagctacagtttgtctaattttagcttctgttctgcttgacTTGTCTTTAACAATTAAGTGTTAGCTTTAGCACATTTTTAGCAAAAAccattcagcgctcagcattcacacaaaacGCTGATTTCTCTGGTTAGATCTGTTCGTACGGACAAATcagaaatcagaaataaaagccaCAGAGTTTTTGCTGCATGCTCTGCCAGCATGTGTGCACGCTGCACAACATCCAGGTCGACTTAAACCCAGAAAGCACGCGCACAACAATTTATAACTCCAAGCCAAAACCAGAAGTCCAAATAAATCTCCACATGGACACTTTGTGGCGTTTAACACCAAGACACTCCCATCCTTCTGTTCAGCAGCCAAAACCCAAAAATCAGAACCTCCTCATTAATTGGCTCAAGCAAACAAAATAGCAAAGTGTCAACATTATCTCTCCCTCCAAAGAGCAACAGGCACAGAGTGTTCAGGAAATATCTGACACATAGCTTTGCTGTAGCCTTGCCAAGATCTGAGTACAAGAGGAAGTGGAGATGCCAAGATTGCTGCAGCTTTACAGTTgctcttggctgatttctttacAGCTCATATGATGATTTGACTCCAACCTGCTTCATTCCAGCTTTGCATcctctcaaaataaaataaaatgaataaataaaaatgtccaggGCTTATTTTGGGGGGATCTCACCAATGCCACTGGTGTGACTTGCAGACACCACTGCGTAACATGGGGCAACACGGGCTTCTTGGATCGTGATGAATTAAGGCATCGAAAAGGAAAGGCCGCTAACACGGCAGCTTTCTGTGCAACTAACGTCGCCTGCTGTGTCACGTTGTCCCTGGTCATTTCGTGAGGACACAACACCGGTGTGCACAGACCCGATTCGGGGTACCCACCGCTTTCCATCTCGCTGCCCTTTCTTGCCGTGGGCGCGTTGCCCATGATGACAGCCTGTCAACGGGCGATCCGCGGCTTCTGGCCGCCCTGCAGCCTCCTCGAGCCGGTCTGGTCTCGATTAGATCTGCCCTCCTcaacccccctcctcctcctctgtggaCGGTGTTTCCCGGAATCCAGCGGAGTGCGGAGCGTCAACTCCGGGGTCTCGCTCCTCCCGGTGGCCCGAAAGCTGCCGCCGATGCGGGTTCGCTCCCTCCACCGTCCACCGCTCCAACGCACGGCTTTAAACCCAGCTGACGGAGCTTCAGCGGGCCGCCAGGCCGAGCCCGGTGCAGCTGGCCTGAACGCGGAGGAAACGGTCTCCGCCTGACCCTCCTTCCTCGCTTGCAGCCCCCGCCGAACGCGCGAGCCCCCTCCCCGGCTCCCCACCTCTCTCCGCAGCCCGAAAAAACAACGCTACCAGGGGCGCGGATGCGGCGTTCTCAATCAAGAGCGTCTCGCTTTCCGTCAACGAGCCCAGCTCCTTTATtataaaaacgaaaaaaaaaaaaaaaaaattatcaacCTCGGCGGGGTCCGACAACGACGGGTTTTCACCCAAATCAACATCGGCCCCCCGTAGCCTCGGAGACGAGCGAAATGACGGAACTACAGCGGAGTAAACGTCCCGCCCACTTGCAAAGAATCAGGTTTGATTGACAGCTTGGCTTCGGCTGCTGATTGGCCACTTCATTAAGGCAGCGAGCCACAACCTGCTCTGATTGGTGAGCTGCGCCATCCGTCACAACAACACCGTCCTACCGCCTCACACAAAAGCGAATGACAGGGAACGTCACCGATTATTTTCCTCCCGACAACGACACCGCCCACTTTCTTCGGATCGCGTCTCTCATTGGCTGGATGCGGACGGACCGTGGGAATCTCAGTGGATGCGGGCAAGTTTATTGGCTGTCACTAGTGATTGACAGCAGTGCTCGCctccaacccccccccctctcctttCCCGCTGCCGGGCGACTGATACACGTTTGGCTGAGTGACGTCAACCGTGCTgctatttttagaaatgttggTCAGAATTTAACGCACGCGCGCGTGCGCAGTGTGGCAGAAAAGACACCTAAACATTTCGCAGAGATTTTTTCGGGGTTTGGAAAAATAATCTGAGCAAACAAAAgactttaaagtaaaacattactttttaaagcagagccccctccctcctcctccagctgtcaTTCAGCCCAGCACCTGGATCACCAGGAGCCCCTTTATTATCAGCATCATCAAAGGGCCGATGTCACAtagatttgcatttaaatatcCTGCATTTATTTCATAATAGAAGCTTGtgtaggtttttaaaaagaaagcctCATGAACAATCACCATTTCTATTAATAGGTCTCTTAGCAACATCATTTTTTAGGACTCTGCAACCACATTCCttacaataagaaaaagaaCCTTAGCAGCCATTTATTTCACATGTGGTGTCGCATACTGCAAAATGAGAGCAAAAACACTGTTCAGTTTAATGATCtaacaaaagcagcagctaTCCACATTAGTACTTTCACTGAGTGACTTCCAGCTAATCTCCTCATCTGAGCACTAATAAAGTCGCCGCTGCATGTTTTTACATCAGTAACGCAAAAAAGgatttaaccccccccccctccatcccGGCGCTTGTCACCAGTTTAAACGGTGCAGACGTGAGAAGCAGACAGGGGTAGCAGAtggatggaggggggggggggttactcGCTGCGACTGGTATAAAATGGTTGAGAGAGCAGACAGAGCCGCCCCGCTCTCATCCTTTTTCATGCTGCAGTTGCCTAGCAACGTGAGGCTGGAGTGGAAATGGTGGAGTGATGCTGCTGTATTTTATGAATGAaattgagggaaaaaaaaaaaaaaaagagagaagagagagCCAGAGACAGGAGGGTAAGGAGTGGGTTGATGTGTGCACAGACACGTGTGCCGATTCTTTACCGCTGTTGCTGCACCCTCACCCCCCACCACATGTCGAGTCGGAAAGCAGATTACCAGAACGCAGCACCAGatcaacaaaaactttattaaccCCATCACTTTAAACAATAGTGAGGcagagaatatatatatatttatatatatatatggagtACAAAATGAAACCATGCCAAACCAGGCGCTTGGAGTACGTTATTTACAATAAGCCCTTCATCCACACGATTTGACAGCAACATCTAACccattttgcttttgccttcgAGCTTTACgcagtttatttaacaaatcaaaGAATGACAGCTTATTTGAGGTCTGTTCCACGGAGTAGAGTGAATGCTGTAACTACATGGTTTGACTCTGCATTACCTATCAAGATTACAGTGAATAAAGCGACCTCTTCCAGTAGAAACATGCGATATTTACTCAAGATCCGCTTCACAGGCAGGCATCGAATGAGACAAGTCATTCAGAATATTATAGGTCGCTTGTACTACATCTATTCAGATACACAGAACATTTTCCAAGGCTTTGAACTGTGCACAAAAAGgacaagataaaacaaacaaaaaaaatcactgcaaaCGTATGAATCACACGTCTCATGGCTGTGATGGTGCGAGCCTGTTTGAAGATTGCACCACCTCCATGACTCAAACCTTCTCTCAGTCAACgtcatttaaagacaaagataTGAGGATTTAAGGCAATTCTGGCTGTGCAGATCCGAGTGACCGTAGAAGAGAGGAACCAGAGCTAGTAACGATTCCACGCCCACCCCAATCTGTGCGCCATATCGAAATAAATGTCCATGCTGCCAAGTCAGAATGGCCCCTTTAATGTCCACGTTTCATGTATTTACACCCATGGCCTCTTTGTTGAAATGCAGGGTTGTTCGAAGAGCTTCTTGTCCATCACGTGAATCAGACAACTCTTACATGCAGTCCATGGAGTTGTCTGGCATCTGTCCGAGGGGCGGCATCTTTCCGGGTATACAGGAGGGAGGGAGCATACCGCCGGTGTTCGGGGACGGATCAACATTTTCACTGTCCTCCATCTTGTCAGCCAAGCCCTCCCAGTTAATATGGAAGCGGGTGACACGAGGGTTGGAGGCCAAAATATTCCTCTGGAGCTACAACGATGAAAGAAATGACAGTTAAATGTCAGACTTGGATGCAATTTTCTTTTCCCCCTGAGCCTAAAATGAAAAAGTCCAATAACAAATATTCAGATTATACATTTGCGCCACAATCAAAATTCGAGTCAAGATTAATTGTAAGAATTAACACATCTGGTTAAGCTCAAAAGTTAGTTGATTATACAGTATACAGAACATCTATTATTGCTGCAATATTAATGCGCACAAGATGAATATTGCAAAGAACTGCAATAAATCAGTTAATCAAGTCCCAAGTGCTATACATTCATTGTCTATACgccaaaaacaaactatatttaTAAGCTGATGGGACTCTCACTGAACTTGATAAAGTCAGGCCATCATATTATACAAACTGAATTTGTACCAATCactgttttgaacaaaaaacaaacaaaacaaaaaaccactGACATCTCAGCATGAtgatgatatatatattttttgctttcagtAAGCTCAGCTACCATGTCACTTTTCAAATGATGCGGATCAAAGAGTATATAATATTGTTTTTGGCAACAAATTTGCTTTCTTTCAAACAGCACATCACTCCCAATTTACTCACATGATAGCATATAGTCAGTGAAGAAGATGGATTAAAACACTGGTGTCATGTTTCAGAGCTCCAGAgtaaaaataagtatttgagTATGGGTTGGTTGTATCGcagaaaaatggtttaaatagtCAGAGTGTTGTCACGGGCATCTCAATTTTAATGCAGcagagctttattttgacaccTCCAGAGATCCTctcatgacagaaaacatccaagactACAGCCCTGAATCTCCAGGAGTAAAAACCATGacaatttaagaaaaacacTGGCAAGCTGAATAcaatgtgggcaacaaaataatgtgcacagggTAGAATGCAGTTCTGCAGAGcctgcacacaaaaacaggctgtaATTATACACTGGTCATTCATAACATGGCTCACTGGTCCACAAATACCCAAATTTAGAGAGACTGAAATTGAAAATTTGCCAATATTCTCACAAAACTGAGATGCCAACAATCTAAGCCCAGTCAGATACTACCTTTGTAGGGTGGATTTcagataaaagaataaaaataatgataataataatttaaaaaaaaaaatcaggtaatTTATAAAGTTTTCCTACAAACAATctgcaaagattttaaaatatattaatatcgTGCTTGCTTCAGTCTATATTTCATTCACAAAAACTAAAGCTGCCTGTAGGTGCCGATTTCAaaacactagatggcagcagagACTCCTTCAATGAGGCCATTTTACAAGTATGTTTCATtacatttattcatgtttgtgaTGCTTTTACTTCATACATCATCATCAGAAGCACTTAGATAAGAGACAGCCTCTGTAGATTTTTATCCATAGCAGAAACCAGTTCCTGCCATTAATCACGTTTATTTTACCTGAGAGTAGTTTGGTTTTAGAGGTGGATTCTCTCGTAGTTCTGGCTCTGTGTACTCATTGTTGACGTAGTAACCAATCCGAATGAATTCCTGTCCCCGGTAGGTGCACGTTATGAGGACTACGGTCACTCCTACAGCATCACTTTCTGGAATCTGTGCTGTGTTTGGAGCATCAGCCTAAATGAGCAGGAAACAAAGTGAAGAGTAAcataaaatcaaagcaaatcAAACACCTGGActtaaaagtcataaaaaaaatgtaacacttATTTAGTGTACTTTGTAGCCCAGCTGTATTTTTGAAACTCTTAACATGTTCGCTGACAACTCACCTGAAACACGAACATATGCCTTCCAGCCGGCACTGGGCCAACTAAAACCGAGTCCAGAACCTGGTCGTATTCTTCACTCTCAGCTGAACCCACGTAGATGATCTTCCACTCCAAATCTGACAGCACACAGAGAAAATAGTAAGATTGTCCtccaaatgtaaaataaaaaacagtttaataagAAAAGTCAGTAACAGAATTCAACACTGCGCTCCAATAcgagaaaatatgtaaaactgagattttgttttgattttcaaaatGACCGTCTTTGATGTTTTACAAGCTATTCAAACTTTGCAAACTCCCACAATCGATCAAAATCCATGTCAGAGGGGAGATCTTTAACCCTTTACTGTTCACACACACTTTGATAAAGGGACTAAAATGTGCTCTAGCAAATGTTTGACCCGaacataaaaaagtgaattaTTACAGTGAGTCATTGCAGGCAAATGaatatgaataaatgtaaaattagacAATTTATTGAAACCAGAAGAAACATTATATTATGTTCATTTTGCACTATTAACAAAATTGTGGATGCCTCAATTGATCTGTAAGAGACCGGCCATCTGCTGGATATGACCCACTTAAAAAGAAAGTTATCACCATCTTAATTGAATAAATTGAACCAATAGaagattaattttaaattgttgaTTCCAGCCAGGTAGATTGTTTTAATACCATAAACTTGCTTTTCCTAAACCATCATGTAATGTTActgattcattaaaaaaaaaaggtttgaaatgaAATTATATATTAGTTATCTGTTCAggtaaaacaaaatttgaatACTAAGAACTATAAGTTAAACTATGCATGCCAAATCATTTGAATTACAAACATTCATAAGTATTGTAGATTAATTCGTAGTAGTTTAAGAAGATTACAGATATCAGCCTTTAGTCTGATTACAAAACaaattgttcctttttaaaGAACTCACTGAAATGGTAATTATAATGGCTCAACTTGGTTTTGTCCAGCAGAAATGACAGACTGGTAACTGATATGAAAGTTTATTAACAAGTTTAAAAATCTAGTTTCACAAATATCAACAATTACCTTGGAAATGCTTTAATGTGCAATGTTGCAGACAGGAAACATATTGTTATAAGTTCATGCATTTTAAATAGTTACactactaaataaaaaaaacaaaacagatttatttcatttctggCTGAAGGCGTTTTAGTTTTAAGGCAAACATTTCACTCTGCTTCCTTCAGGAGTTCGCGGCAACTCGTTgagcctctttttttctttcacaaacactGTCGTCAGCCAATAGGCTTCTAGAAAACAAGTCACATGAACGCCTTTAAACCAATCGCAGCACAGAGAAGGCGGGGCTCTCAGGACAAACGCGCCAGCGCCAATTTTCAACAACttgtaaaaagacaaatcaaagaATGCTAAACTGCGGCTAAATGTGCGTTTTTACTAACCAAAATGACGTGAATGTGAATTTCTGCCTCACGACACATAACTACAGTGGAGCTGACACTTTGTGGTAAAGGCGCCCAAACGTAGCAGCTGTCAAAAGCTAACAGTGTATCTTAAATAGCATTTTGGGTTAGCTGAATAAAATACGTACCTTCTGGCAAATCCTCCATGCATTCAAACGTTATTTCAAATTGAAACGGGTTTCCAAATGGGCTTGGGTTGTCCAGCACAgcaacatttaacacttgtacCTTGGCCATAGCAGAAATTAATCTTCTCAGGGACCAACCTGACAAACTAactagctttttttaaaaattattactATTTCCGTCTTACGTGAAGAAGTTTCGAGGAGTCACTCGGCACCTGAGTTTCGTTGTTCACAAGCCGACTAACAAATAGTGGAGCTCCGAAGCTAAAGTTTGATCCTTTTATTCTTAAAGAACACCAACTAACATGACCCACGGGCGGCTTTTAGCGAGAGGAAGTGCGTcacttccttcttcttctccccctTCATTACACGTTGCGCATCGGAGAGCTactgccacctagtggtcaTCTGGAGATCAACAGTAtgaaatctgttgttgttttgagcaATGGCGTTTTAGGGAACACGGTAAATGAAAATATTGTGATTTCATTTGTGTATTTACTGTCCCTTTTCAGCAGGGGAAAAAGCTTCAAACAGCTGACTTGCTTCCTCATGAAGTACATATtctgagatttgtttttaatgcaggtGGAAAACACCCCAATGGCCAGAAAACTAGTAGACAGATGGTGGATTACAGATTTCAAAAAGGGGAGCACATCTTTACACAACAGATACTGTTAGCAGCTTCTGAAACGTGTTtttctagtaaaaaaaatattataattattgagttggagacaaaaaacacaaaactcatCTGTAAAGTTAAACAATGTATGATGGGATATAACAAACCTGGGTCCTCCAAAGAAACACCATATTTAGGAATATAAAGGAGTAGATGTCATCCAAAAGAAAGCAtagaacaaaacaagcattttcaGGTTTAACTCGCTTTATTTGATTTGACAGAATTAGTCAGTTTTTACTTGAATCTTTTTGCTAATAAGAGTGATTGCATTTTATGTCACTGGACCTTTAATGACCATTTTGTTGCTAACATCTCACTAATGGGGACATCCGTGGAGGGTGTACTGCTGGACCATTTCATCCAAGCCCCCGCAGGTAGGTTTgta of the Kryptolebias marmoratus isolate JLee-2015 linkage group LG3, ASM164957v2, whole genome shotgun sequence genome contains:
- the asf1bb gene encoding histone chaperone asf1b-B, giving the protein MAKVQVLNVAVLDNPSPFGNPFQFEITFECMEDLPEDLEWKIIYVGSAESEEYDQVLDSVLVGPVPAGRHMFVFQADAPNTAQIPESDAVGVTVVLITCTYRGQEFIRIGYYVNNEYTEPELRENPPLKPNYSQLQRNILASNPRVTRFHINWEGLADKMEDSENVDPSPNTGGMLPPSCIPGKMPPLGQMPDNSMDCM